The following are from one region of the Acidobacteriota bacterium genome:
- the prmC gene encoding peptide chain release factor N(5)-glutamine methyltransferase, translating to MGIDLGSLVADAKGRLRAAPFAPPAREALLLAGYVLGLSEAQVLAFPERLVPPDDATRFARLLERRLAGEPFAYLTGEKEFFGRPFAVDRRVLIPRPETEHLVSTALELTLPNRPRILDVGTGSGCLAVTLALELPKAQVVATDLSLSALAVAHRNIVRHRVSARVTTLAADRFSALDPATFDLIVSNPPYIGRQDEHLLSSEILDHEPHSALFSTRRGRAMVEDLIEGAVGMNPGTSLLLEIGHDQIVMIRRHAAAWNWNLVATIPDYAGIPRVVRLDRP from the coding sequence ATGGGGATCGACCTCGGCAGCCTCGTCGCCGACGCCAAAGGGCGTCTCCGGGCTGCTCCCTTCGCGCCGCCGGCGCGCGAGGCCCTGCTGCTGGCGGGATATGTGCTGGGCCTGAGCGAGGCTCAGGTCCTGGCCTTTCCAGAGCGCCTGGTGCCGCCCGATGACGCCACGCGATTCGCTCGGTTGCTCGAGCGACGCCTGGCGGGAGAGCCCTTCGCCTACCTGACCGGCGAGAAGGAGTTCTTCGGTCGCCCCTTCGCGGTCGATCGCCGGGTGCTGATTCCGCGTCCGGAGACGGAGCACCTGGTGAGCACCGCCCTCGAGCTGACGCTGCCGAACCGGCCGCGCATCCTCGACGTCGGCACCGGCTCCGGCTGCCTCGCCGTCACCCTCGCCCTCGAGCTGCCCAAGGCGCAGGTGGTGGCAACGGACCTTTCCCTCTCGGCCCTCGCCGTCGCCCACCGCAACATCGTCCGCCATCGAGTCAGTGCCCGCGTGACGACCCTCGCCGCAGACCGCTTTTCCGCCCTCGACCCGGCAACCTTCGACCTCATCGTGTCCAACCCTCCCTACATCGGTCGCCAGGACGAACACCTGCTCTCTTCGGAGATCCTCGACCACGAGCCCCACAGCGCACTGTTCTCTACTCGCCGCGGCCGCGCCATGGTGGAAGATCTGATAGAAGGGGCCGTAGGGATGAATCCCGGCACCTCACTCCTGCTCGAGATCGGCCATGATCAGATCGTCATGATTCGCCGCCACGCCGCCGCCTGGAATTGGAACCTGGTGGCCACAATTCCGGACTACGCTGGGATTCCGCGGGTCGTTCGCCTCGATCGACCCTGA